A genome region from Solanum pennellii chromosome 12, SPENNV200 includes the following:
- the LOC107005915 gene encoding protein NRT1/ PTR FAMILY 1.2-like, with amino-acid sequence MEKIKENNSEIVKTNFEDVSSDKKLGGLKTMPFIIANEALEKVASVGLISNMILYLKNEYHITNASGATILFWWNAMSNFTPIFGAFLADSYLGRFYVIALGTFITLIGMLVLWLTAILKEARPHGCKLELGNCIQPTIAQYAFLFSSFVLMSIGAGGIRPCSLAFGADQFDNPKNPNNGRILQSFFNWYYAAVGISVLISVTIIVYIQTQFGWVVGFGVPAGLMFLNKACIIRNPNNGTSTTNPWNLCTIQQVEEFKALLKVLPIWSTGIMIAVTLSQHAFPVLQANTMDRHISKGSNFQIPASSYSAFGILTLTTWLVFYDRVLVPWISRFTRKPRGCGRTSGKRETFASPRPGARDHPFLQVDMSAMWLVPQHCLTGLAEAFNAIGQIEFYYSQFPKSMASVGVALFSLGMGFGNLVGSLIVEIVDHVTSKGGKFSWVSNNLNLGHYDYYYWVLCLLSVGNFFYFIVCAWAYGSDEDKRIWEEDQVEKKGEIVML; translated from the exons AtggagaaaattaaagaaaataattcagAAATAGTGAAAACTAATTTTGAGGATGTTTCAAGTGACAAGAAATTAGGTGGTCTCAAAACCATGCCTTTTATTATTG CAAATGAGGCATTGGAGAAAGTTGCAAGTGTAGGAttaatttcaaatatgattttatatttgaaaaatgagtaTCATATAACTAATGCTAGTGGTGCAACTATTCTATTTTGGTGGAATGCCATGTCAAATTTCACACCAATATTTGGAGCTTTTCTTGCTGATTCTTACTTGGGAAGATTTTATGTCATTGCTTTAGGGACATTCATCACCCTAATt gGAATGTTGGTACTTTGGTTAACAGCTATACTTAAAGAAGCAAGGCCACATGGTTGCAAATTAGAATTAGGAAATTGTATTCAACCAACCATTGCTCAATATGCATTTCTATTTTCATCATTTGTATTGATGTCTATTGGAGCTGGTGGAATTAGGCCATGTTCATTAGCATTTGGTGCTGATCAATTTGACAACCCTAAAAATCCCAACAATGGAAGGATCTTGCAAAGTTTCTTCAATTG GTATTATGCAGCAGTAGGAATATCAGTGTTAATTTCAGTCACAATCATTGTGTATATTCAAACACAATTTGGTTGGGTTGTGGGATTTGGAGTACCTGCTGGACTAAT GTTCCTAAACAAGGCATGTATCATTAGAAATCCAAATAATGGAACATCTACAACAAATCCATGGAATCTTTGTACAATTCAACAAGTTGAAGAATTCAAAGCATTGCTCAAAGTACTTCCAATTTGGTCCACAGGCATTATGATAGCAGTAACACTAAGTCAACATGCATTTCCAGTATTACAAGCAAATACAATGGATAGACATATATCAAAAGGTAGTAATTTTCAAATCCCAGCAAGTTCCTATAGTGCATTTGGGATTCTCACATTAACAACATGGCTAGTTTTCTATGATCGAGTCCTCGTGCCCTGGATCTCCAGGTTCACGAGGAAACCAAGAG GCTGTGGCCGCACTAGTGGAAAGAGAGAGACGTTCGCGAGCCCTAGACCAGGGGCTCGCGACCATCCATTCTTACAAGTGGACATGTCAGCAATGTGGCTAGTTCCACAACATTGTTTGACAGGACTAGCTGAGGCGTTCAACGCGATTGGACAAATAGAATTTTATTATTCACAATTTCCTAAGAGTATGGCTAGTGTTGGAGTGGCATTGTTTTCATTAGGAATGGGATTTGGGAATTTGGTTGGAAGTTTAATTGTGGAAATTGTTGATCATGTTACAAGTAAAGGAGGGAAATTTAGTTGGGTgtcaaataatttgaatttaggtcattatgattattattattgggTACTTTGTTTATTAAGTGTTGggaattttttctattttattgtgTGTGCTTGGGCTTATGGATCTGATGAAGATAAAAGAATTTGGGAGGAAGATCAAGttgaaaaaaaaggagagaTTGTTATGTTatag
- the LOC107005226 gene encoding auxin-responsive protein IAA27-like: protein MSISIEGNSDKSCVSSMDSKDLNFKATELRLGLPGSESPPDKNDNPLGVLKIFPSGAKRGFSDTINGDSGRWGFGSEVDFVKNSSFIVSPKGVKVGNKILGSVCNESSSVKEATPKSPRPVEEKKALICSTNSHGVAPAAKAQVVGWPPIRSFRKNMVSNPPKTEEDANGKLVAGCHYVKVSMDGAPYLRKVDLTMYNSYKDLSSALEKMFRCFKAGQCETQGISLSDGLKESKLADLLHGSEYALTYEDKDGDWMLVGDVPWEMFTGSCKKLRIMKSSDANGLAPRATEKRKDR, encoded by the exons atgTCTATATCCATAGAGGGGAACTCTGATAAGAGCTGTGTTTCATCAATGGACAGtaaagatttgaactttaaGGCAACTGAACTTAGACTAGGTTTGCCTGGTTCTGAATCACCACCAGATAAGAATGATAACCCACTTGgggttttgaaaattttcccttCTGGAGCTAAAAGGGGTTTTTCTGATACCATAAATGGTGATTCTGGGAGATGGGGTTTTGGATCTGAAGttgattttgttaaaaataGTAGCTTTATTGTTTCTCCAAAGGGTGTAAAAGTTGGAAATAAGATTCTTGGTTCTGTTTGCAATGAGAGTAGCTCTGTGAAAGAGGCTACTCCAAAATCACCTAGACCAGTGGAAGAGAAAAAGGCCTTGATTTGTAGTACTAATAGTCATGGGGTTGCTCCAGCTGCAAA GGCACAAGTAGTAGGATGGCCACCAATTAGATCTTTTCGGAAGAATATGGTTAGTAATCCTCCAAAGACTGAGGAAGATGCAAATGGTAAGCTAGTAGCAGGTTGTCATTATGTCAAAGTCAGCATGGATGGTGCTCCGTACCTGAGGAAGGTCGATCTTACTATGTACAACAGCTATAAGGATCTATCTTCAGCACTAGAGAAAATGTTCCGTTGCTTCAAGGCTG GCCAATGTGAAACTCAAGGCATTTCTCTAAGTGATGGACTAAAAGAAAGCAAATTGGCGGATCTTCTACATGGATCTGAATACGCTCTTACTTATGAAGACAAGGACGGTGATTGGATGCTTGTCGGTGATGTCCCATGGGA GATGTTCACAGGATCCTGCAAGAAGCTGAGGATCATGAAGAGTTCAGATGCAAATGGTCTAG CTCCAAGAGCCACGGAGAAGCGCAAAGATCGTTAG